A genome region from Penaeus monodon isolate SGIC_2016 chromosome 14, NSTDA_Pmon_1, whole genome shotgun sequence includes the following:
- the LOC119581021 gene encoding mucin-5AC-like isoform X2, with the protein MSWAFGASSTLNSWLLRTLCLFWLLSSVPPDSTMGVSGGGVSRAAATGEVNPEVTNRLHQYDQFIAEVAAILEGDSAAESMSTQRGDTRDSTTTLKTTIPEPVTIRMTTIAPELDMDKGHTTSETITISQNTARDSVTSSKPDTIPEPVTTTRTDTTPQSVTTTIINHVELTTLSKDILNVTKMLDQQHYSEPEINVEKNTTDVPGEQIPESEGDSDTIVENTERMVISVVKRDTLALSHRGRRRERERLYTEMILHDSTASRRVRHRRHKNAQMATIINDQNEIPNDLAFSELEKEMTDEGYHWQDFVAPSEGTDHNIQTNLFMSPIGGTHPENSPKLSVPTDYVPLHLDNQQFLLAPEPSSEQSGKGPPMQYPLIKRRKPNFYSKLSVADRETYMRKMNFKGYEKKQETEAESSRSVIQSDVDDIPNELGFTESDSYFENDLSNYIGSPVTMSNVVPLTQIESPTFAPNSQVSRPVATISTTEAPPGVRMTTVPSSTASVTIPVNVRPSTTITANEATVATTETLPTSLTTITSTNAPPTLSSDMDGVIAGPSYSENISTTSTTTVDILVDSNTTLKTTAPRSITTTPPSISTMVPKGNETGNEYSEEDGVQTGTDEAESEAETDQKSSSEKEKDTSFLVPAFIPAKLPFGPFIPNRKKTKNTRMKTKLWGVMPKNKVFSMYPDGKENGKKAGDFMINVLSPLFGLGKQKIAIKESQNPPRIRQ; encoded by the coding sequence GGGAGTCTCTGGTGGCGGCGTATCGCGAGCCGCTGCAACGGGGGAGGTGAATCCTGAAGTAACGAATAGACTTCATCAATACGATCAATTTATTGCCGAGGTCGCCGCCATACTCGAGGGAGACAGTGCAGCTGAATCAATGTCCACACAGAGGGGGGACACTCGCGACTCAACCACCACGCTTAAAACAACCATACCTGAACCAGTCACAATACGAATGACAACCATCGCGCCAGAATTAGACATGGATAAGGGGCACACTACATCAGAAACGATCACTATATCCCAAAACACTGCACGAGATTCGGTCACTTCATCGAAACCAGACACTATACCAGAACCAGTCACCACAACCAGGACAGACACAACACCACAGTCAGTCACCACAACTATTATAAACCATGTGGAATTAACAACACTCAGCAAAGACATCCTAAACGTGACCAAAATGCTGGACCAACAACATTATAGTGAGCCTGAAATCAACGTAGAGAAAAACACTACAGATGTACCCGGGGAACAAATCCCGGAAAGTGAAGGTGATAGTGACACAATCGTGGAAAACACCGAGAGGATGGTGATTAGTGTAGTGAAAAGAGACACTCTCGCGCTAAGCcatcgggggaggaggagggagagggagaggctttaCACGGAAATGATCTTGCACGACTCGACGGCGTCCAGGAGAGTCAGGCACCGCAGGCACAAAAACGCACAAATGGCAACCATCATAAACGACCAGAATGAGATTCCGAACGATCTGGCATTTTCAGAACTTGAGAAGGAAATGACAGACGAAGGATACCACTGGCAGGATTTCGTCGCACCGAGCGAGGGGACGGATCACAACATCCAGACAAATTTATTTATGTCACCGATCGGAGGAACTCATCCAGAAAACTCACCAAAACTTTCCGTTCCTACAGATTATGTCCCACTTCATCTTGATAATCAGCAGTTCCTCCTTGCCCCCGAGCCGTCGAGCGAACAGTCGGGGAAAGGCCCGCCGATGCAGTATCCTCTGATCAAGAGACGGAAGCCCAATTTCTATTCAAAATTGAGCGTTGCTGACAGGGAGACATATATGAGAAAAATGAATTTCAAGGGATATGAAAAGAAGCAAGAAACCGAGGCTGAAAGCTCGAGGTCAGTAATTCAAAGTGACGTTGACGACATACCAAATGAACTTGGTTTTACAGAAAGTGACAGTTACTTTGAGAATGACCTGAGTAATTACATAGGCTCGCCAGTGACTATGTCAAACGTTGTGCCTCTCACACAGATAGAGTCCCCGACATTCGCTCCAAATTCACAGGTTTCTAGGCCGGTGGCAACCATATCTACCACTGAAGCCCCGCCTGGCGTACGTATGACAACTGTACCCTCCAGCACTGCCTCAGTTACCATACCGGTGAACGTACGACCTtccacaacaataacagcaaatgaGGCGACAGTGGCTACAACTGAAACTTTGCCAACATCTTTAACAACAATAACTTCGACTAACGCCCCGCCAACTTTATCTTCTGATATGGATGGAGTAATCGCGGGTCCATCTTACTCGGAAAACATATCCACAACCAGTACTACAACAGTTGACATACTTGTGGATTCCAACACAACTCTAAAAACTACAGCTCCTCGGTCAATCACTACGACTCCTCCTTCTATTTCCACAATGGTTCCCAAAGGAAACGAAACCGGAAATGAATATTCTGAAGAAGACGGGGTTCAGACAGGCACGGATGAAGCGGAGTCCGAAGCAGAAACGGACCAAAAGTCTTCgtctgagaaggagaaagacacgaGCTTTTTGGTCCCTGCTTTCATACCTGCTAAGCTTCCCTTCGGCCCATTCATACCTAacaggaagaagacaaagaacacaagaatgaaaacaaaactcTGGGGAGTCATGCCCAAAAACAAGGTGTTTTCGATGTACCCAGACGGGAAAGAAAACGGTAAGAAGGCTGGAGACTTTATGATCAACGTTCTTTCACCTCTTTTTGGGCTGGGGAAACAAAAAATCGCGATCAAAGAATCGCAAAATCCTCCTAGAATACGACAATGA
- the LOC119581021 gene encoding mucin-5AC-like isoform X1, giving the protein MKSSIEVKMSWAFGASSTLNSWLLRTLCLFWLLSSVPPDSTMGVSGGGVSRAAATGEVNPEVTNRLHQYDQFIAEVAAILEGDSAAESMSTQRGDTRDSTTTLKTTIPEPVTIRMTTIAPELDMDKGHTTSETITISQNTARDSVTSSKPDTIPEPVTTTRTDTTPQSVTTTIINHVELTTLSKDILNVTKMLDQQHYSEPEINVEKNTTDVPGEQIPESEGDSDTIVENTERMVISVVKRDTLALSHRGRRRERERLYTEMILHDSTASRRVRHRRHKNAQMATIINDQNEIPNDLAFSELEKEMTDEGYHWQDFVAPSEGTDHNIQTNLFMSPIGGTHPENSPKLSVPTDYVPLHLDNQQFLLAPEPSSEQSGKGPPMQYPLIKRRKPNFYSKLSVADRETYMRKMNFKGYEKKQETEAESSRSVIQSDVDDIPNELGFTESDSYFENDLSNYIGSPVTMSNVVPLTQIESPTFAPNSQVSRPVATISTTEAPPGVRMTTVPSSTASVTIPVNVRPSTTITANEATVATTETLPTSLTTITSTNAPPTLSSDMDGVIAGPSYSENISTTSTTTVDILVDSNTTLKTTAPRSITTTPPSISTMVPKGNETGNEYSEEDGVQTGTDEAESEAETDQKSSSEKEKDTSFLVPAFIPAKLPFGPFIPNRKKTKNTRMKTKLWGVMPKNKVFSMYPDGKENGKKAGDFMINVLSPLFGLGKQKIAIKESQNPPRIRQ; this is encoded by the coding sequence GGGAGTCTCTGGTGGCGGCGTATCGCGAGCCGCTGCAACGGGGGAGGTGAATCCTGAAGTAACGAATAGACTTCATCAATACGATCAATTTATTGCCGAGGTCGCCGCCATACTCGAGGGAGACAGTGCAGCTGAATCAATGTCCACACAGAGGGGGGACACTCGCGACTCAACCACCACGCTTAAAACAACCATACCTGAACCAGTCACAATACGAATGACAACCATCGCGCCAGAATTAGACATGGATAAGGGGCACACTACATCAGAAACGATCACTATATCCCAAAACACTGCACGAGATTCGGTCACTTCATCGAAACCAGACACTATACCAGAACCAGTCACCACAACCAGGACAGACACAACACCACAGTCAGTCACCACAACTATTATAAACCATGTGGAATTAACAACACTCAGCAAAGACATCCTAAACGTGACCAAAATGCTGGACCAACAACATTATAGTGAGCCTGAAATCAACGTAGAGAAAAACACTACAGATGTACCCGGGGAACAAATCCCGGAAAGTGAAGGTGATAGTGACACAATCGTGGAAAACACCGAGAGGATGGTGATTAGTGTAGTGAAAAGAGACACTCTCGCGCTAAGCcatcgggggaggaggagggagagggagaggctttaCACGGAAATGATCTTGCACGACTCGACGGCGTCCAGGAGAGTCAGGCACCGCAGGCACAAAAACGCACAAATGGCAACCATCATAAACGACCAGAATGAGATTCCGAACGATCTGGCATTTTCAGAACTTGAGAAGGAAATGACAGACGAAGGATACCACTGGCAGGATTTCGTCGCACCGAGCGAGGGGACGGATCACAACATCCAGACAAATTTATTTATGTCACCGATCGGAGGAACTCATCCAGAAAACTCACCAAAACTTTCCGTTCCTACAGATTATGTCCCACTTCATCTTGATAATCAGCAGTTCCTCCTTGCCCCCGAGCCGTCGAGCGAACAGTCGGGGAAAGGCCCGCCGATGCAGTATCCTCTGATCAAGAGACGGAAGCCCAATTTCTATTCAAAATTGAGCGTTGCTGACAGGGAGACATATATGAGAAAAATGAATTTCAAGGGATATGAAAAGAAGCAAGAAACCGAGGCTGAAAGCTCGAGGTCAGTAATTCAAAGTGACGTTGACGACATACCAAATGAACTTGGTTTTACAGAAAGTGACAGTTACTTTGAGAATGACCTGAGTAATTACATAGGCTCGCCAGTGACTATGTCAAACGTTGTGCCTCTCACACAGATAGAGTCCCCGACATTCGCTCCAAATTCACAGGTTTCTAGGCCGGTGGCAACCATATCTACCACTGAAGCCCCGCCTGGCGTACGTATGACAACTGTACCCTCCAGCACTGCCTCAGTTACCATACCGGTGAACGTACGACCTtccacaacaataacagcaaatgaGGCGACAGTGGCTACAACTGAAACTTTGCCAACATCTTTAACAACAATAACTTCGACTAACGCCCCGCCAACTTTATCTTCTGATATGGATGGAGTAATCGCGGGTCCATCTTACTCGGAAAACATATCCACAACCAGTACTACAACAGTTGACATACTTGTGGATTCCAACACAACTCTAAAAACTACAGCTCCTCGGTCAATCACTACGACTCCTCCTTCTATTTCCACAATGGTTCCCAAAGGAAACGAAACCGGAAATGAATATTCTGAAGAAGACGGGGTTCAGACAGGCACGGATGAAGCGGAGTCCGAAGCAGAAACGGACCAAAAGTCTTCgtctgagaaggagaaagacacgaGCTTTTTGGTCCCTGCTTTCATACCTGCTAAGCTTCCCTTCGGCCCATTCATACCTAacaggaagaagacaaagaacacaagaatgaaaacaaaactcTGGGGAGTCATGCCCAAAAACAAGGTGTTTTCGATGTACCCAGACGGGAAAGAAAACGGTAAGAAGGCTGGAGACTTTATGATCAACGTTCTTTCACCTCTTTTTGGGCTGGGGAAACAAAAAATCGCGATCAAAGAATCGCAAAATCCTCCTAGAATACGACAATGA